From the Lolium rigidum isolate FL_2022 chromosome 2, APGP_CSIRO_Lrig_0.1, whole genome shotgun sequence genome, one window contains:
- the LOC124689550 gene encoding uncharacterized protein LOC124689550 — protein sequence MAMTNKNSKFEGPPSAAERPRRGPAQKLRLGLDADDHAQGDGNLDMIVQEEELAQPDPDDDHGDAHKIRYTSDISHWRDVICQAKSGMGKAACGIVPHERAGLPGYSILWRYSHKETLRIYLPSSLWWAQLEGF from the exons ATGGCAATGACAAACAAGAACTC AAAATTTGAAGGGCCTCCCTCAGCTGCTGAACGGCCAAGGAGAGGTCCTGCTCAGAAGCTGCGGCTGGGCCTGGACGCAGACGACCACGCACAAGGAGACGGCAACCTGGACATGATCGTCCAGGAGGAGGAGCTCGCACAACCCGACCCCGACGACGACCACGGCGACGCCCACAAAATAAG GTATACTTCTGACATTTCCCACTGGAGGGATGTCATTTGCCAAGCAAAGTCAGGGATGGGGAAGGCTGCTTGTGGTATTGTCCCACACGAGAGAGCTGGCTTACCAG GTTACTCTATTCTATGGAGATATTCACATAAAGAAACACTAAGGATTTATTTGCCATCCTCACTGTGGTGGGCACAACTTGAAGGATTCTAG
- the LOC124686284 gene encoding protein trichome birefringence-like 12, with product MPRIRLPLLLLLPVTLTVVLLLIPSSPPQPPPHSPIPCGAAPSDATAGSWIPTPEPSLPPLYSPSCPFHRNAWNCLRNGRPPVAALSWSPARCGGGVVPRVDPAAFLAAARGRRIGLVGDSLSENLVVALLCALRAADAGARKWKRRGAWRGGYFPREDVVVAYHRAVLLAKYTWQPVENSKIQKDGIKGTYRVDVDIPADDWVNITKFYDVLIFNTGHWWGPDKFPKETPLVFYKGGKPIEPPLDIFNGLKVVLKSVASYIEREVPSKTLKLWRTQSPRHFDGGEWDHNGSCVSDRLLEEHELNSWFDPRFGAVNKEARLVNSVIQEVLVNTDIQLLNLTYMSEFRADAHPAIWLGKKDAVAVWGQDCMHWCLPGVPDTWVDILAARISHYFKQGKG from the exons ATGCCGCGCATCCGCCTGcctctgctgctcctcctcccggTAACCCTcaccgtcgtcctcctcctcatcccctCCTCCCCGCCCCAACCCCCGCCACACTCACCCATCCCCTGCGGCGCCGCCCCCTCCGACGCCACCGCCGGCAGCTGGATCCCGACCCCGGAACCCTCGCTGCCGCCCCTCTACTCCCCTTCTTGTCCCTTCCACCGCAACGCCTGGAACTGCCTTCGCAACGGCCGCCCCCCCGTCGCCGCTCTCTCCTGGTCCCCCGcccgctgcggcggcggcgtcgtgccGAGGGTCGACCCCGCCGCGTTCCTGGCCGCGGCCAGGGGGCGCCGGATCGGGCTCGTGGGCGACTCGCTGTCGGAGAACCTGGTCGTCGCGCTGCTCTGCGCGCTCCGGGCGGCCGACGCCGGCGCGCGCAAGTGGAAGCGGCGGGGCGCGTGGCGGGGCGGCTACTTCCCTCGGGAGGACGTCGTCGTCGCGTACCACCGCGCCGTGCTGCTCGCCAAGTACAC GTGGCAGCCTGTAGAGAATTCAAAAATTCAGAAGGATGGAATCAAGGGAACTTACAGAGTTGATGTTGACATTCCTGCTGATGATTGGGTAAATATCACCAAGTTCTATGACGTGCTCATTTTCAACACCGGACACTG GTGGGGTCCGGATAAATTTCCAAAAGAGACTCCCCTTGTTTTCTACAAAGGGGGAAAACCTATTGAGCCTCCACTCGACATCTTCAATGGACTAAAAGTAGTCCTCAAAAGTGTGGCCTCCTACATTGAAAGGGAGGTCCCAAGTAAAACTCTGAAGCTGTGGCGCACACAGTCACCCAGGCACTTCGATGGGGGTGAATGGGATCACAACGGCAGCTGCGTGTCAGATAGGCTCCTAGAAGAACACGAG CTCAACTCTTGGTTCGATCCAAGGTTCGGCGCAGTGAACAAAGAAGCAAGGCTAGTGAACTCGGTGATCCAGGAAGTGCTAGTCAACACGGACATCCAGCTTCTCAACCTGACCTACATGAGCGAGTTCCGCGCCGATGCCCACCCCGCCATTTGGCTCGGGAAGAAGGACGCGGTGGCGGTCTGGGGCCAGGACTGCATGCACTGGTGCCTGCCTGGCGTACCAGACACGTGGGTTGACATCCTGGCCGCGCGGATCTCGCACTACTTCAAACAGGGCAAAGGTTGA